In Plasmodium vivax scf_7147 genomic scaffold, whole genome shotgun sequence, one genomic interval encodes:
- a CDS encoding variable surface protein Vir33 (truncated), putative (encoded by transcript PVX_106720A), which produces MDAEKINTCRGYTENITKELFTKIQSLIALYKSLAEILKSVEQQQQQQDEGEDDDGGEDDDGGEDDDGGEDDDGGEDEDEEVEAEEDDCHNNTLFVTVYESLKDTCNLNSDNHLCNEVEKFRKTYNHLMYKTYKCNEFEYLPSYQKHSEVSSITTPIVAFSAMSFVSFITYKFTPFGSWIRNRISGGNNLMNKIDKKNKETQYNSERQDTPYRVGYHSSR; this is translated from the exons ATGGAtgctgaaaaaataaatacgtGTAGAGGATATACAGAAAACATTACTAAAGAGTTGTTTACAAAAATTCAAAGTTTAATTGCACTATATAAAAGTTTGGCAGAAATACTCAAATCAGTagaacaacaacaacaacaacaagatgaaggtgaagatgatgatggaggtgaagatgatgatggaggtgaagatgatgatggaggtgaagatgatgatggaggtgaagatgaagatgaagaagtagaagcagaagaagatgaTTGTcataataatacattatttGTTACAGTGTATGAGAGCTTAAAAGATACTTGTAACTTGAACAGTGACAATCATCTTTGTAATGAAGTAgaaaaatttcgaaaaacATATAACCATTTAATGTATAAAACATACAAATGTAATGAATTTGAATATTTACCATCCTACCAAAAACACTCCGAAGTATCTTCAATTACAACTCCTATTGTTGCATTCTCTGCAATGTCATTCGTTTCATTTATTACGTATAAG TTTACACCATTTGGCTCATGGATACGTAATAGAATATCAGGAGGTAATAATCTGATGAataaaatagataaaaaaaacaaagaaacaCAATATAATTCAGAAAGGCAAGATACACCATACAGAGTAGGATATCATTCTTCAAGATAA